A region of Moorena producens PAL-8-15-08-1 DNA encodes the following proteins:
- a CDS encoding adenylosuccinate synthase yields MANVVVIGAQWGDEGKGKITDLLSRSADVVVRYQGGVNAGHTVVVQGQTFKLHLIPSGILYPDTECIIGSGTVIDPEVLIAELDQLEALGISTKNLLISNIAHVTMPYHRLIDQASEERRGTQKIGTTGRGIGPTYADKSERAGIRIIDLMDSEVLVEKLTWTINYKNAILDKLYNLPPLDPATVIKQYQEYAERLGSYVVDSSLKIYEAIEQKRNILFEGAQGTLLDLDHGTYPFVTSSNPVAGGACVGAGVGPTMIDRVIGVAKAYTTRVGEGPFPTEIHTREGELLCELGSEFGTTTGRRRRCGWFDAVIGRYAVRINGLDCLAITKLDVLDTFEEIKVCVAYEIDGEISREFPSSTSVFSRCQAVYKTLSGWQKSTAECRSLEDLPTEALDYLKFLAELMKVPIAVVSLGASRDQTIIVEDPIHGPKRALLDASGTPITSGV; encoded by the coding sequence TTGGCTAACGTTGTTGTAATTGGTGCCCAGTGGGGCGATGAAGGAAAAGGCAAAATAACAGATCTGCTGAGTCGTTCAGCAGATGTAGTCGTCCGTTACCAGGGGGGCGTCAATGCTGGGCATACAGTTGTTGTTCAAGGTCAAACGTTTAAACTGCACCTGATACCTTCTGGAATTTTGTATCCGGATACAGAGTGTATTATTGGTTCCGGTACAGTTATTGACCCAGAAGTTTTAATTGCCGAACTTGACCAACTTGAAGCACTGGGCATTTCCACTAAAAATCTGCTGATTTCAAACATAGCCCATGTCACGATGCCTTATCATCGATTGATTGACCAAGCATCGGAAGAGCGCCGGGGTACGCAGAAAATTGGTACCACGGGTCGTGGTATTGGTCCGACCTATGCGGATAAATCAGAGCGTGCTGGTATTCGGATCATTGACCTGATGGATTCGGAAGTATTGGTAGAAAAGTTAACCTGGACGATTAATTATAAGAACGCTATTTTAGATAAGCTCTATAATCTACCGCCCTTAGACCCAGCTACGGTGATCAAGCAATACCAGGAGTATGCTGAACGGCTAGGCTCTTATGTGGTCGATAGTTCCTTGAAGATTTATGAGGCGATTGAGCAAAAACGCAATATTCTGTTTGAAGGCGCTCAAGGGACACTGCTAGATTTAGATCATGGCACCTACCCTTTTGTCACCTCTTCCAATCCAGTGGCTGGCGGAGCTTGTGTGGGTGCTGGTGTAGGACCGACAATGATTGATCGGGTGATTGGTGTGGCAAAAGCTTACACAACCCGAGTCGGAGAAGGACCGTTTCCCACAGAGATCCACACTCGAGAAGGAGAGTTACTTTGTGAGCTAGGATCAGAATTTGGGACAACCACCGGTCGCCGCCGCCGTTGTGGCTGGTTTGATGCCGTCATTGGTCGCTATGCTGTTCGGATTAATGGTCTTGACTGTCTAGCGATCACCAAACTGGATGTACTCGATACCTTTGAAGAAATTAAGGTGTGCGTCGCCTATGAAATTGACGGTGAAATCAGTCGGGAATTTCCTAGCAGCACTAGCGTGTTTTCCCGATGCCAGGCCGTTTACAAAACCCTATCCGGTTGGCAAAAATCTACTGCTGAATGTCGGTCTTTAGAGGATTTACCCACCGAAGCCTTGGATTATCTTAAATTCCTGGCAGAACTGATGAAAGTTCCCATTGCTGTGGTTTCCTT